From Fusarium fujikuroi IMI 58289 draft genome, chromosome FFUJ_chr07, a single genomic window includes:
- a CDS encoding related to nucleoside-diphosphate-sugar epimerases has product MANTQHILITGAGGFIGQEIIAPLLNSSPSIHLTITDISEPPVPAQHAQRITSLAADLTNLSVVEQLVTSQPFQAVYLFHGLMSGGSEANLDLGLKVNVDSVRYVLDALRNKLPGVKVVFSSSCAIYGPEEGYVTEKTLPQPRSSYGAEKLIAELLVNDFSRRGLIDGRIVRLPTVVVRPGKPSAAASSFASGIVRESLQGIPNVLPVPKDISMWICSPATVIKNLIKIKDIPADKFGESRIVNLPGITVSVQDILDAVEKVGGKEAVGYVKEEQDEALYKIVKSWPPWFDASRAKGLGLDGDGELVDAVKAFQERLKASS; this is encoded by the coding sequence ATGGCCAATACACAGCATATCCTCATCACAGGCGCTGGTGGCTTCATCGGCCAAGAAATCATAGctcctcttctcaactcCTCACCCTCAATCCATCTCACAATAACCGACATTTCTGAACCTCCCGTCCCAGCTCAACACGCCCAACGCATAACTTCTCTCGCCGCAGATCTCACCAACCTCTCTGTCGTTGAGCAACTCGTAACATCTCAGCCCTTCCAAGCAGTCTATCTCTTCCACGGGCTCATGTCCGGCGGATCAGAAGCAAATCTCGATCTCGGTCTTAAAGTCAACGTTGATTCAGTCCGCTATGTTCTCGATGCTCTGAGGAATAAACTCCCCGGGGTCAAAGTTGTATTCTCGAGTTCTTGTGCTATTTATGGGCCCGAGGAGGGATATGTTACCGAGAAGACACTGCCGCAGCCGAGATCTTCGTATGGTGCAGAGAAGTTAATTGCTGAGTTGTTGGTGAATGACTTTTCGAGAAGGGGTTTGATCGACGGGCGCATCGTGAGGTTGCCGACGGTGGTAGTACGGCCTGGAAAGCCCTCCGCCGCAGCGTCGAGTTTCGCCTCAGGTATTGTTCGCGAAAGTCTGCAGGGCATCCCTAACGTCCTCCCCGTGCCGAAGGACATATCAATGTGGATCTGCAGCCCTGCGACTGTTATCAAGAACctgatcaagatcaaggataTACCTGCGGACAAGTTTGGAGAGTCGAGGATTGTGAATCTTCCCGGTATTACCGTTAGTGTACAGGATATtctcgatgctgttgagaaagTTGGTGGGAAAGAGGCGGTGGGTTATGTTAAAGAGGAGCAGGATGAGGCGCTGTATAAGATTGTTAAGAGTTGGCCGCCGTGGTTTGATGCGAGTAGGGCCAAGGGGCTCGGGTTGGATGGAGATGGGGAGTTGgttgatgctgtcaaggcttTTCAGGAGAGATTGAAGGCTTCATCGTAG
- a CDS encoding related to magnesium dependent phosphatase, translating to MPKKLSKNPLPPSTSTLSTISTASTSSTALPSSLADPSLPLPKLIVFDLDYTLWPFWVDTHVTPPLKPNSSHTSATDRYGEDYGFFSDVPAILHALPRAGIKIGVASRTSAPSLARDLLKMLHITGPEGGKPKKALDVFEGLLEIYPGCKIKHFESLQKRTGIKYEDMLFFDDEPRNRDTESLGVTMCLVRDGVTWGELERGVTQWRNRRGYITRPEVPEMG from the coding sequence ATGCCAAAGAAACTCTCTAAAAACCCGCTCCCGCCGAGCACCTCAACTCTCTCCACaatctcaacagcatcaacatcatccaccGCCCTCCCATCCTCCCTCGCCGATCCCTCTCTCCCACTCCCCaagctcatcgtcttcgatCTCGACTACACCCTCTGGCCATTCTGGGTAGACACCCACGTAACACCGCCCCTAAAACCCAACTCCTCACACACAAGCGCCACAGATCGATACGGCGAAGACTATGGTTTCTTCAGCGACGTCCCCGCCATTCTCCACGCTTTACCACGCGCCGGCATAAAAATCGGCGTGGCATCGAGAACTTCTGCACCGAGCCTTGCGCGCGATTTGCTAAAGATGTTACATATCACTGGACCGGAGGGTGGAAAGCCAAAGAAAGCGCTAGATGTGTTTGAGGGTTTGCTTGAGATTTATCCTGGGTGTAAGATTAAGCATTTTGAGAGCTTGCAGAAGAGGACGGGGATCAAGTATGAGGATATGCtgttctttgacgatgagcCGAGGAATAGAGATACGGAGAGTTTGGGGGTGACGATGTGTCTTGTTAGAGATGGGGTTACGTGGGGGGAGCTTGAGAGGGGGGTTACGCAGTGGAGGAATAGAAGGGGATATATTACAAGACCAGAGGTTCCAGAGATGGGATAG
- a CDS encoding related to phosphatidylinositol/phosphatidylcholine transfer protein, which produces MASTLEATGAPAARITSTASTIADYAYPYGHLGHLTQKQEEAFVQFKKVLEERGLLKVGPPPSHDDPLILRYLRARRWNVEDAYQQFKETEDWRKANDLDVLYDTIDLSAYDFSRRLYPQWTGRRDRRGIPLYVFEVKTLDSKTVHEYEKVGASSTFSKAKSDGKTPNGLLRLFALYENLTRFNMPFCTQLLDREHPEVPITLSTNIVDISGVGLKQFWNLKQHMQAASQLATAHYPETLDRIFVIGAPAFFSTVWGWIKRWFDPITVSKIFILGHHEVKSVLEQYIEPRNIPKKYGGELDYKFGELGNPDPNWEGVVEFENGHKTFPSGPLLWEEDTNGRLVCMAKGSKDGQPRNERICTIPKTFGLAPVVEISSGETAVETPAETNDAAALNGNGHPVSPQGTHDDGVQTDDALLSGDVNEKLKLQDDKPVAAQTATA; this is translated from the exons ATGGCCTCTACTCTCGAAGCTACCGGCGCTCCAGCCGCTCGCATCACCTCTACTGCTTCTACCATTGCGGACTATGCTTATCCTTATGGCCACCTGGGACACTTGACGCAGAAGCAGGAGGAAGCTTTTGTCCAGTTTAAGAAGGTCCTTGAGGAGAGGGGCCTTTTGAAAGTTGGACCTCCACCTTCTCATGATGATCCTTTGATCTT GCGATACTTGCGCGCGCGAAGATGGAATGTCGAGGATGCGTACCAGCAATTCAAAGAGACAGAAGATTGGCGCAAGGCAAATGACCTGGACGTTTTATACGACACCATTGATCTAAGCGCCTACGATTTCAGCCGTCGCCTG TACCCCCAATGGACCGGCCGACGCGACCGCCGCGGAATCCCCCTCTATGTCTTTGAGGTCAAGACCCTCGACTCCAAGACCGTCCACGAGTACGAAAAGGTCGGCGCATCGAGTACTTTttccaaggccaagtccGACGGCAAGACGCCAAACGGCCTGTTGCGCTTATTCGCTCTGTACGAGAACTTGACGCGCTTCAACATGCCTTTCTGCACACAACTCCTCGACCGCGAGCACCCCGAGGTTCCCATCACATTGAGCACAAACATTGTGGATATTTCGGGTGTCGGGTTGAAGCAGTTCTGGAATCTTAAGCAGCATATGCAGGCTGCTTCGCAACTGGCTACGGCGCATTACCCCGAGACGCTGGATCGCATATTCGTGATTGGTGCGCCGGCGTTCTTCAGCACTGTTTGGGGTTGGATCAAGCGCTGGTTCGATCCTATTACTGTGTCCAAGATTTTCATCCTTGGTCATCATGAGGTGAAGAGTGTGCTTGAGCAGTACATTGAGCCACGAAACATTCCTAAGAAGTATGGCGGCGAGCTTGATTACAAATTTGGAGAACTCGGTAACCCCGACCCTAACTGGGAGGGTGTCGTTGAGTTTGAAAATGGACACAAGACGTTCCCTAGCGGACCGTTATTGTGGGAGGAGGACACCAATGGAAGACTGGTCTGTATGGCTAAGGGTTCCAAGGACGGCCAACCTCGAAACGAGAGAATCTGCACAATTCCCAAGACCTTTGGCCTCGCGCCTGTTGTAGAGATTTCTAGCGGTGAAACAGCCGTCGAAACACCAGCGGAAACCAACGACGCAGCGGCCCTCAACGGAAACGGCCACCCCGTATCTCCCCAAGGCACACATGACGATGGTGTTCAAACCGATGATGCTCTTTTGAGCGGCGATGTGaacgagaagctgaagctgcaggATGATAAGCCTGTCGCGGCACAGACGGCTACTGCGTGA
- a CDS encoding related to CTK2 Carboxy-terminal domain (CTD) kinase, beta subunit, whose protein sequence is MTTSNNGPSAATNGDAIPKIGPHPGTISSSNQYTSELKLRRMLKDHGCDPARQDNYRLQGVQLIENVREYLQLPVRTFDTACTYFHKFRLNFRDVEYNYQDAALASLFVACKVEDTIKKSKEILAAAYNVKNPEKSVTPDDKMFENPGKIIICLERLILETIGFDFRTRYPQKLLVKVVRDIFGKEDGKPFFETAYAMCIDIYKTFVPIKRTTFSMVMAVVELTALMTEQHVDRVQEYAKTKRQYHWGSVMETMLDILDLYVQHGKSTKVGAQFDQNKIIDIKIRLNNDLDKAFEPRYLYYCSRCEAEDPQPSTPASATSPATSTSWPGDGKRTVKGPEGTLRFVFEPEAALREREITEGFFKEEFEEYEVEVEEPVPPPPREDRGGYHGHRERGNHRRGGPYGGYRGDRHYRGRGRHY, encoded by the exons ATGACAACCTCGAATAATGGCCCGTCCGCGGCCACAAACGGCGACGCGATACCCAAGATCGGACCCCACCCAGGCACCATCTCCAGTTCGAACCAATACACATCAGAGCTCAAGCTGCGACGTATGCTCAAGGACCATGGCTGCGATCCCGCAAGACAGGATAACTACCGTCTTCAAGGTGTGCAGTTGATTGAGAATGTGAGAGAATATCTGCAACT ACCTGTGAGGACGTTCGATACGGCGTGCACGTATTTCCACAAATTCCGACTCAACTTTAGAGACGTCGAGTACAACTATCAAGACGCTGCACTAGCATCGCTGTTCGTCGCGTGTAAGGTGGAAGATACTATCAAGAAGTCGAAGGAGATTCTCGCGGCGGCATACAACGTGAAGAACCCCGAGAAATCTGTCACGCCTGATGACAAG ATGTTCGAGAACCCAGGCAAAATCATCATCTGCCTCGAACGTCTCATTCTCGAAACAATCGGCTTCGACTTCCGAACACGCTACCCCCAAAAACTACTCGTAAAAGTCGTCCGCGACATCTttggcaaagaagatggaaaacCCTTCTTCGAGACCGCATATGCAATGTGCATCGACATCTACAAGACCTTTGTACCCATCAAGCGCACGACGTTCTCCATGGTCATGGCCGTCGTGGAGCTCACAGCCCTCATGACAGAACAGCACGTGGACAGAGTTCAAGAGTACGCAAAGACGAAGCGTCAGTACCACTGGGGTTCTGTTATGGAGACCATGCTTGATATACTAGATCTATACGTCCAGCATGGGAAATCGACAAAGGTCGGGGCACAGTTTGATCAGAATAAGATCATCGACATCAAGATTCGGCTTAACAACGATCTTGACAAGGCGTTCGAACCTCGATATCTGTACTACTGCTCCCGGTGCGAAGCCGAAGACCCCCAGCCTTCTACGCCGGCATCGGCAACATCGCCCgcgacatcaacatcatggccTGGCGATGGAAAACGAACGGTGAAGGGGCCAGAGGGGACGTTGCGTTTCGTGTTTGAGCCAGAGGCTGCGTTGAGAGAAAGGGAGATTACTGAAGGATTCTTTAAGGAAGAGTTCGAAGAGTATGAAGTCGAGGTCGAAGAGCCGGTGCCTCCGCCGCCGAGGGAGGACAGGGGAGGATATCATGGGCATAGAGAGAGGGGAAATCATAGGAGGGGAGGACCGTATGGGGGTTATCGAGGGGATAGGCATTACAGAGGAAGGGGTAGACACTACTGA
- a CDS encoding related to palmitoyl-(protein) hydrolase, with protein sequence MFAPSLLRLGLAIGLAGQSYASPSTPPIHTRDDLSDTPIPIVVWHGLGDQFNSDGMKSIQALAEEIHPGTFVHIIAIDEDPGQDQVATFKGNVSDQVSKVCEELAKHPILSTAPAIDAIGISQGGQFLRGYVERCNWPQVRSLVTFGSQHNGIIDFRSCGATDWLCKGAMGLMRFGTWSKFVQSTLVPAQYYRNPATEADYNKYLENSNFLADINNERELKNQKYKANLSKLTNFVMWMFEDDDLVIPKESSWFEEVNGTEVIPLRARELYQEDWLGLRELDRNGGLRFRSAPGKHLENLSELLNETITNYCGPWRRTFESEMRDSGDRLELI encoded by the coding sequence ATGTTTGCCCCATCCTTGCTCCGGCTTGGGTTGGCCATCGGATTGGCTGGACAGAGCTATGCTTCCCCTTCTACACCACCTATTCACACAAGAGATGACCTATCCGATACCCCAATACCTATTGTTGTTTGGCACGGCCTTGGTGACCAATTCAACAGCGATGGAATGAAGAGCATCCAAGCCCTAGCAGAAGAAATCCACCCAGGAACCTTTGTTCATATCATTGCCATCGACGAGGATCCCGGCCAGGATCAAGTGGCCACTTTCAAGGGGAACGTCTCGGACCAAGTCAGCAAGGTTTGCGAGGAACTAGCCAAGCACCCCATTCTGTCTACGGCGCCTGCTATTGATGCCATCGGTATCTCTCAGGGCGGACAGTTCCTCCGCGGTTACGTCGAGCGCTGTAACTGGCCACAAGTCCGCAGTCTCGTCACATTCGGCAGCCAACACAACGGCATCATCGACTTCAGATCCTGCGGCGCTACCGACTGGCTCTGCAAGGGAGCTATGGGTCTCATGAGATTCGGTACCTGGAGCAAATTCGTCCAGTCAACCCTCGTCCCCGCGCAATACTACCGCAACCCAGCAACCGAAGCCGATTACAACAAATACCTCGAGAATTCCAACTTCCTAGccgacatcaacaacgagCGCGAGTTAAAAAACCAGAAATACAAGGCGAACCTGAGCAAGTTGACCAACTTCGTCATGTGGATgtttgaggacgatgatcTTGTTATCCCGAAAGAATCTTCGTGGTTTGAGGAGGTCAATGGCACAGAAGTTATCCCTCTTCGAGCTCGCGAGCTTTATCAAGAGGATTGGCTTGGCCTTCGCGAGCTTGACCGCAATGGTGGCCTCAGATTCCGAAGTGCCCCTGGTAAACACCTCGAGAACCTCTCTGAGCTACTGAACGAGACCATCACTAATTACTGCGGCCCATGGCGACGAACGTTTGAGTCGGAAATGAGGGACTCTGGGGATAGGTTGGAGTTGATTTGA
- a CDS encoding related to D-arabinitol 2-dehydrogenase: protein MSASILKRATCSIASKTYSHGRIAALRQTPFFSKPISQRAMHTTENDSAKPMNPDPRENPAHELTLPRGTNVGRKRFSDFELAGKVFVVTGGAQGLGLTLAESLVEAGGKVYCLDRADKPDEGWHEAQARVVPEWGGSLHYRKQDVSDAEGLDKLITAIADENQGLDGVIAAAGVQHISPTVEYDADEVAHMLSINYTGVFMTAKSAAKQMMKYKRRGSICLIASISGLKANRGLVSPVYNSSKAAVIQLARNLAMEWSPIQKDGTGGIRVNCISPGHIMTPMVQSNFEEVPGMREEWEREIIMGRLAETQEFKGAALFLLSNASSYMTGNNLVIDGGHTSW from the exons ATGTCAGCTTCAATACTCAAGCGAGCAACTTGCTCAATCGCTAGCAAGACATACTCTCATGGACGGATAGCTGCTCTTCGGCAAACACCATTCTTCTCCAAGCCAATTAGTCAACGAGCAATGCACACCACAGAAAATGACAGTGCAAAACCCATGAACCCGGACCCTAGAGAGAATCCTGCTCATGAACTCACCTTACCGCGAGGAACAAATGTCGGGCGCAAGCGTTTCTCAGACTTTGAACTCGCTGGAAAGGTCTTTGTCGTCACAGGCGGTGCTCAAGGCCTTGGATTAACTCTAGCTGAGAGTCTTGTTGAAGCTGGTGGAAAAG TGTATTGTTTGGATCGCGCTGATAAGCCTGACGAAGGATGGCATGAAGCGCAAGCACGCGTTGTCCCAGAATGGGGCGGATCTCTACACTACCGCAAACAAGACGTATCAGATGCCGAAGGCCTCGATAAACTCATCACTGCCATCGCAGATGAGAACCAAGGTCTCGACGGCGTGATAGCCGCTGCAGGCGTCCAGCACATTTCGCCCACCGTGGAGTATGACGCAGATGAAGTAGCACACATGCTCTCCATCAACTACACGGGCGTTTTCATGACCGCCAAATCCGCCGCCAAGCAAATGATGAAGTACAAGAGACGCGGGAGCATCTGTCTCATCGCCAGTATTTCCGGACTCAAAGCAAACCGCGGTCTTGTTTCGCCCGTGTATAATTCCAGTAAGGCAGCTGTTATCCAACTTGCGCGCAACCTTGCTATGGAATGGAGCCCTATTCAGAAAGATGGCACAGGGGGTATTCGCGTCAATTGCATTAGCCCTGGGCATATCATGACGCCCATGGTGCAGAGCAACTTTGAGGAGGTACCTGGTATGCGGGAGGAGTGGGAGAGGGAGATTATAATGGGGAGATTGGCGGAGACGCAGGAGTTTAAGGGTGCTGCgttgttcttgttgagcaATGCGAGTAGCTACATGACGGGGAACAACCTCGTTATTGATGGAGGACACACGTCGTGGTGA
- a CDS encoding related to methyltransferase has product MTDSNESGPAQAATDVSGLLPPEHWAEVAEELGDTDSALRDDNTESTASITSSILEYKNINGRTYHHDIGNAQYWGTNDEKQNESMDINHHVLTLVLDGALHLAPLAKDIKSVVDIGTGTGTDISPIQPGWIPPNLRFDIEDCTQEWTFAPNSQDYIHFRWLVGSIVDWDQLFKEAYRCLKPGGYIESHEALSRMDCDDGSITEKSAMHQWGKFFVEGGKKIGRSFTIVEDGVQRSAMEKAGFVNLEERDFKVPIGGWPKDPRMKEIGKYAQATLEQDIEGYVLFMANTVEGWTRAEVEVYISMLRRELRQGTMHPYYRQKAVWAQKPKK; this is encoded by the exons ATGACTGACTCAAATGAGTCTGGGCCTGCTCAAGCAGCTACAGACGTCTCTGGTCTTCTCCCTCCTGAGCATTGGGCTGAGGTAGCTGAG GAGTTGGGTGACACGGATTCTGCTCTGAGAGACGATAATACCGAGTCGACTGCATCAATTACTTCAAGTATTCTCGAGTATAAGAACATCAACGGCAGAACATATCACCACGATATCGGCAATGCGCAGTACTG GGGAACGAATGACGAGAAGCAGAACGAATCGATGGATATCAA CCATCATGTTTTGACGCTGGTTTTGGACGGTGCGCTGCACCTTGCGCCTCTTGCGAAGGATATCAAG AGTGTCGTCGATATTGGAACAGGGACAG GCACCGATATATCGCCAATTCAACCGGGCTGGATCCCTCCCAACTTGAGATT CGATATCGAAGACTGCACCCAAGAGTGGACGTTCGCCCCTAACTCGCAGGATTACATCCACTTCCGTTGGCTTGTCGGCAGTATCGTAGACTGGGACCAGCTCTTCAAAGAAGCGTATAGGTGTCTCAAGCCGGGTGGCTATATAGAAAGCCACGAGGCTCTTTCCAGAATGGACTGCGATGACGGAAGTATCACTGAGAAGAGCGCTATGCACCAGTGGGGAAAGTTCTTCGTTGAGGGTGGTAAGAAGATCGGCCGTTCGTTCACGATCGTTGAAGATGGAGTGCAGAGATCTGCTATGGAGAAGGCCGGTTTTGTTAATCTTGAGGAACGTGACTTCAAG GTCCCCATTGGAGGTTGGCCAAAGGATCCCAGGATGAAGGAAATTGGCAAGTATGCTCAGGCTACGCTTGAGCAGGATATTGAAGGTTACGTCTTGTTCATGGCGAACACGGTGGAGGGCTGGACTAGAGCGGAGGTCGAGGTGTATATCTCGATGCTAAGAAGGGAGTTGAGACAGGGGACTATGCATCCTTATTATCGGCAGAAGGCTGTCTGGGCTCAGAAACCAAAAAAATAA
- a CDS encoding related to protein-tyrosine phosphatase — MASILRQIVAGPRARHPEAGLDLCYVTDHIIATSGPSETYPQLAYRNPLDQLVKFLDSKHGEDWAIWEFRAEGTGYPDESVYGRVRHYPWPDHHPPPFRLVPMIMASMRNWLHGGELGGGVVAGDGRPMSSGKDVVTEAQRKEKRDKRVVVVHCKAGKGRSGTVSCSYLIAEEGWKPEDALARFTERRMRPRFGAGVSIPSQLRWISYVERWTKGGKKYTDRPIEIPEIHVWGLRNGVKVDIEGFADEGKKIDVFHTFKKEERVVVDPEAPEESGISDMIWEMAGYSVTKQKEKAPDEAHFSEATNPGETPSSATEDKEHIGKAKTIKRKGTEMLHKVSPAGSHKGVERTKNDSATSSKTDVTEANSEEEPGGMAVILRPKAPIRIPNSDVNISVERRNKTPKSMGLTMVTAVAHVWFNTFFEGQGPERDGKALDSGVFSIEWDAMDGIKGSSRKGSRAFDRIAVVWRVAGTDALPEEVLEPEEGQPVPQVRPADWKGANMEDPDNQKDLGLRVQSPASADVSKASSVKSAEETAANKDGGEFEGVKSSGPSGEDLLIGDHGEVKGEKKA, encoded by the exons atggCTTCGATCTTGCGACAGATAGTCGCGGGGCCGCGAGCTCGGCATCCTGAGGCTGGCTTGGATTTGTGCTATGTTACAGACCATATCATCGCGAC ATCCGGTCCTTCAGAAACATATCCCCAACTCGCATACCGAAACCCTCTCGACCAGCTCGTCAAATTCCTCGATTCGAAACACGGTGAAGATTGGGCTATATGGGAGTTTCGCGCCGAAGGAACAGGCTATCCTGATGAATCTGTGTATGGTCGCGTGAGGCATTACCCATGGCCTGATCACCACCCACCTCCATTCAGGCTCGTGCCCATGATCATGGCCAGTATGCGCAATTGGTTACATGGCGGAGAACTAGGCGGTGGTGTAGTCGCGGGCGACGGAAGACCCATGTCTTCTGGTAAAGATGTTGTTACCGAGGCACAAAGGAAAGAGAAGCGCGATAAGagagtggtggtggttcaTTGCAAAGCTGGCAAGGGACGAAGTGGTACTGTGAGCTGCAGTTATCTCATCGCAGAGGAGGGCTGGAAACCCGAAGATGCCCTTGCGCGCTTCACGGAACGACGAATGCGACCGCGatttggtgctggtgtctCGATCCCTTCACAATTGCGCTGGATCAGCTACGTTGAGCGGTGGACAAAAGGCGGCAAGAAGTACACCGACCGGCCCATCGAGATCCCTGAGATCCACGTCTGGGGTTTGCGTAACGGGGTCAAGGTTGATATCGAGGGTTTTGCCGatgagggcaagaagatcgatGTCTTTCACACATTCAAAAAAGAGGAGCGGGTGGTTGTTGATCCTGAAGCACCTGAGGAGAGCGGAATTAGTGATATGATATGGGAAATGGCCGGCTACTCTGTTACCaagcagaaggagaaagcTCCTGATGAAGCTCACTTTTCAGAGGCAACAAACCCAGGTGAAacgccatcatcagcaactgAGGACAAGGAGCATATTGGCAAGGCGAAAACTATCAAACGAAAGGGCACAGAGATGCTTCACAAAGTCTCGCCCGCAGGTTCCCATAAGGGCGTTGAGAGAACCAAGAATGACTCTGCTACATCGTCAAAGACCGATGTCACAGAAGCAAACTCGGAGGAAGAACCAGGCGGCATGGCGGTTATCCTAAGACCCAAGGCCCCCATCCGCATTCCCAACAGCGATGTCAACATCTCAGTCGAGCGTCGTAACAAGACCCCCAAGAGCATGGGCCTAACCATGGTAACAGCCGTCGCACATGTATGGTTCAACACATTCTTTGAAGGCCAAGGTCCCGAACGAGACGGCAAGGCCCTCGATAGCGGCGTCTTCAGCATCGAATGGGACGCCATGGACGGGATCAAAGGATCTAGCCGCAAAGGCTCCCGAGCGTTTGATCGAATTGCTGTAGTATGGCGCGTCGCCGGGACAGACGCTCTACCTGAAGAAGTTCTCGAGCCGGAAGAGGGACAGCCCGTGCCGCAGGTTCGACCGGCGGATTGGAAGGGTGCGAATATGGAAGATCCGGACAACCAGAAAGATTTGGGTCTTCGGGTTCAGAGTCCTGCGAGTGCGGATGTTAGTAAGGCGAGTAGTGTCAAGAGTGCTGAAGAGACGGCTGCGAATAAGGATGGAGGGGAGTTTGAGGGTGTCAAGTCAAGTGGGCCGTCGGGAGAGGATTTGCTGATTGGGGACCATGGGGAGGTCAagggggagaagaaggcttag
- a CDS encoding CIC1-like adaptor family protein, giving the protein MAPSKEVVAPGAAAVTAIDPDQTLKASKALLAHIKKAAKQKADESEKRNLLDDDEDPTTTPIWLNLTTKRHIVDKARLQPGKISLPHSLNNEETTICLITAEPQRAYKNIVASEDFPAELGKRITRVIDYGKLKAKYSQYEAQRKLFAEADIFLGDDRIINRLPKILGKTFYKTTQKRPVPVNLQAKAPKVDGKRQKRVKTEGTVNAGTPAEIAKEVQKAINSAFVSLNPSTNTSIRIGYSGWTAEQIAENVDAVVTGMIEKWIPQKWRNMKSIYIKGPETTALPIWLTDELWVDEKDVIAESEAAKGEKPNIGKKRKSLDNTDEAETPAAPTKKAKKQKQLPDADDGKLDKQISDRKARLRKQKASANKAIDN; this is encoded by the exons ATGGCGCCTTCAAAAGAAGTTGTCGCTCCCGGCGCTGCCGCTGTCACAGCAATTGACCCTGACCAG ACCTTGAAAGCTTCCAAGGCTCTTCTCGCACacatcaagaaggctgccaagCAAAAGGCCGACGAGTCTGAAAAGCGCAACCTcctcgacgacgatgaagacccCACTACAACTCCCATCTGGCTCAACTTGACGACCAAGCGCCACATTGTCGACAAGGCGCGTCTGCAGCCCGGAAAGATCTCCCTTCCTCACTCGCTCAACAACGAAGAGACCACCATCTGCCTCATCACCGCCGAGCCCCAGCGCGCCTACAAGAACATTGTTGCCTCTGAGGACTTCCCCGCTGAGCTGGGCAAGCGCATTACTCGTGTCATTGACTACGGaaagctcaaggccaagtaCAGCCAGTACGAGGCGCAGAGGAAGCTTTTCGCCGAGGCGGATATCTTCCTTGGTGACGatcgcatcatcaacagATTACCCAAGATCTTGGGAAAGACCTTTTACAAGACAACGCAGAAGCGACCTGTTCCTGTTAACCTGCAAGCCAAGGCTCCCAAGGTCGATGGAAAGCGACAGAAGCGTGTCAAGACTGAAGGTACTGTCAACGCAGGCACTCCCGCCGAGATCGCCAAGGAGGTTCAGAAGGCCATCAACTCTGCATTCGTCAGCCTGAACCCTTCAACAAACACCTCGATCCGAATTGGATACTCCGGTTGGACCGCCGAGCAGATCGCCGAGAACGTCGATGCCGTTGTCACCGGCATGATCGAGAAGTGGATTCCTCAGAAGTGGCGCAACATGAAGAGCATCTACATCAAGGGTCCCGAGACCACCGCCCTTCCCATCTGGTTGACCGATGAGCTCTGGGTCGACGAGAAGGACGTCATTGCTGAGAGCGAGGCCGCCAAGGGTGAGAAGCCCAACATTGGAAAGAAGCGCAAGTCTCTCGACAACACCGACGAGGCTGAGACTCCCGCCGCTCCTacgaagaaggccaagaaacaGAAGCAGCTCCCAGATGCCGACGACGGCAAGCTCGATAAGCAAATCTCGGACCGCAAGGCTCGATTGAGAAAGCAAAAGGCATCGGCCAACAAGGCCATTGACAACTGA